The region CCTTGCGCTGCTGCGGGCCAGGGGCAGCTAGAAACCACAGACCACCGACGGAGTCGTACATGCCGGACCGACTACTGGGAATTTTCTTCATCGGGCATCCGTCCGACGACTACACCGACTGGCTCACCCAGCGGTTGGCGTGCGCCAAGATGGCAGTGGAGAACCTGCAGATCGTCGACGGTCGGGGAGTGGCGGTCGGCTCCTGGGTCGGTATTCCCTGCGTGGCCCGGCATCTCGATGACACCGACCACGGTCCGCTGCTTCTCACCTTCGCTCCCGAGGACTTCGAGTCGGCCATGAAGCTGCCGGCGGCCAACGACTATGAACTGGCACCGCCAATGGCCACCTTTGCCGACGCGTGCAGGGCGCTCGACTCCAACATCGCCTTGCTGACCGACGAGCCGCTCGACGATATCGCCATCGGACGGTACGCGGCCGAGCTGGAAGCAGCCGTCGCTGACGGGCCCTCGGCCGAGCTGTACGGGCGTTCGTTCCGGGCGTTGTACCTGTCCAACTTCGACATTCTGCTGCTCGAAGCCGAACGGCCACTTCCGGAGACGATGCACAGGCTGGACCTGGCCGGCGGGGCGGTCTTCTTTCCGGTTGGTGCCTCGCCGACCGGTTCTGCCGCGCACTGACGGATCTACCGGGTTTCGTCACCGCTGGCCCCGCCGTTCTGGCCGGCCAGGTCGCCCGGTCGGGCTCGGTACGCGAGTGCGTGACGACCGATGACCCGGCGATGCGTACCTGATCGGTGTCGGGGAGCTTCGACGGACTGGCTGAGCGAGCGGAGGGCGCGCATGGTCTGACCACGACCATGCACGCCCTCTCCGGTGAGCGCGGCCGGGGTACTGCGGCCCACCACAGGATGGGCCCGGGGCAGGGGTCAGGTGCCGTTGATCAGACGGATGGCGAGGTCGGGGTCGAACTGACCGGCGGGCGTGTTCGGGGCGATGCCACAGTTACCGTCGGAGTCACCGGGCACCTTGACCCACATCAGTAGTTCGGCACCGCCGCCGGCCTGGGTCGGGACGCCCAGCTTCCGGCCGGCGGGGTTGCACCACTCGCCGTTGGAGCCGTTGCCGTTGCGGCTGGTGTCCACCACGAACGTGCGGCGGTAGCCGAACTGGCTGGTCAGCTCGGCGTTCACCGCGTTGGCGTAGGTGATCGAGTCGCCGGTGGTGTGGTAGTTGGAAACGTTTACCGCAAAGCCACGGATCTCCCGCACCCCAGCGGCCTGCAGTCGTTGTGCCGTTACGTCCGCAGCGATCCAGGTGGCGTTGCCCCCGTCCAGGTAGGTCCACGCGTTGGGTGCGTAGGAGCGGAACTGCTCGCTGGCGTAGCGCAGCAGACTGGTTCGTACCGTCTGCTCGGCGGCGGGTAGGCAGTCGAGCTGAGCCAGCGCGTCCGGTTCGATGATCACCACTGCCGGCCGGGCCCCGATCGCCTGCGCGAATGCACGGATCCAGGTGCGGTACGCCTCCGGGCTGCCCGCGCCGCCGCCCGAGTGCGAGCCGCAGTCCCGTCCCGGGATGTTGTATGCCACCAGCATCGGCAGTTTGTCCGCCTGGTCGGCGGCACCGACGTAGCTGGACACGGCGGTGCTGATATCGCCGCTCCAGTTGCCGTACCAGCGGGCACCGGGCTTGTTGGCTAACTGGGACGAGATCAGGGCGGCCCGGGAATCACCGCCGTTGTCGGCCACCCACTGCTTCGGGTTGGAGTTCGGGTCGACGTAGAAGCCACTGGTCAGCGCGAGCGGACTGGGGGTCAGCGAGACGTTGTCCAGGTACGCCGTGTAGTTGGTGGTCGACCCGCCGAGCTGGAACGTCACCTGTCCGGTCGTCGCGTCGATCGGCGAGGTGAACGGGTAGAGGTAGTGCTTGCGACCAGGGCTCAGGGTAAGCGGCTGGTCGAGGGCCTTGGTGTACGGCGCGGATCCGAGCTGTACGGTCACGACGACCGAGACGGTTGCCGAGGCGGACGCGTCGAACGACAGGGTGTAACTACGACCGTTCGCCAGGGCGATACCGCTCTGGCCGACCTGTGCGTCCCACAGGTTCGCTGCGCCTGCGGTGACGTCGATCTTCCACTGCCCGTTCTCGGTCGTCGCCCCGGTGCCGGCGCTGTTCCACCACGACGCCGTACCGCTGTCGAAGGTGCCGTTGGTGACCAGCTCGCCGGTGGCCACTACGGCTGCGGCAGCCGCAGGTGGGTGCCCTACGGCGAACCCGGCTACCACGCCCAGTGCGAGTACGGCATGGCCCAGTCGTTGGGGGAGGGAGGTTCTCATCGACCACTTCCTTTCGCGAGGATGATCTTCAATGTAGACCAGGCTGCCCCCTTTCACGGTCAGTCCCCTGTGGATGCGAACATGACGGGCATGGAAATCTACGAGGACACCCGCGAGGTGTCGCGCGCCGATCTGGCTGCGTGGCTGCGTCAACTGGCCAACCAACTGGAGGGCGGCCAGCTCTTCTACGGAGCTGCCGGCACGGTGAACGTCGCCGACCAGGTCGAATGCGAGTTGGAGATCGAGCAGGAGGACGACGAGATCTCGGTAGAGATCGAGTTCACCTGGTCCAGCCCGAAGGCGGCGGAAGCCCCGGAGGCGTCCGACGCCGACGAATCCGACGAGGAAGAGGGCACCGAGGCGGAGGAGTCCGAGGCGGAGGAGCCCGAGGCCGAGACCACGGAGGTCGAAGCGGAGGAAGCCGTGGCCGAAGCTGCCGAGGCACCGGCGGCCAAGAAGGGTAAGTCCGCCAAGAAGGCGTGACCTAGCCTTCTTCCTGTCGCGAATATCGCCCCGAGGCCAGTTCGGTGAGCTGGCCTCTTGTTTTGTCTCCTCCGTACCGGCCGTCACCTTGGCCGGTCCCCGCCGGATAGACCGGGTGTCGTCGGCGTACGGGGAGCGAGGCAGATGCGTGGCCTAGGCGGCCTGCTCGGCAGGAGGGTCGACGGTCTGCCGCCCGGTGTCCAATCGGTGACCGAACGGACCCAGGTCACCACCGCGGAACTCTTCTTCGACCTGGTCTTCGTCTTCGCCTTCATCCAGGTCACCACGCTGATGGCCGAGGACACCACCGGGCTGGGGATGACCCGTGGGCTGCTCGTCCTGGCCATGCTCTGGTGGGCCTGGTCGTTGTACACCTGGCTGGGCAACCGGGTACGCGCCAACTACGGCCTTTCCCGGCTGGTACTGCTGGGTGCCACCCCGGTCATGTTCGTGCTCGCCATCACGATCCGCGAGTCGTTCAACGACCTGCCGGGCGGCCTGGACGGGCCGATCGTGTTCGCCATCGGCTACCTGCTGGTCCGGCTGCTCTATCTCGCCCTGCGGTTGTACGCCACGCCGGCCCTGACCCGGGCCGACCTGGTGGCGCTGACCGTGCCGATGGTCGCCGGCACCGGGCTGCTCTTCGTCGCGGCCGTGGTGCCCCAGCGGTTGACCGACGATCCGTTCCAGGTCGAGCTGTGGCAGGTCGGCTTCTGGGCGCTGGCGGTGGCGGTCGAATACGGCACCGGGCTCGGTCTTCCGATGCCGGGGCGGCGCATCTTCGCCGCCGGTCACTGGGCCGAGCGGCACCGACTCATCATGATCATCGCGCTTGGCGAGTCGATCATCGCAGTCGGTCTGAGCGGTGCGGACCTACCGGTGTCCTGGGGGCTGGTCTGGGTCTCGGTGTGTGCCGTCGTCACAGCCGGGGCACTGGAGTGGACCTACTTCGACGTCGTTACGCTGGCCGGGGAGCAGTCCCTGATCGACGCGACGCCCGAGCAGCGGACCAATCTCGCCCGGCATGCCTACACCTATCTGCATCTGCCGATGGTCGCCGGGATCATCCTCTTCTCCCTCGGGCTCAAGCACACGCCGTACTTCCTCAAACCCGACGTACAGCATTCGGGCGCGGCGTTGACCGGCCTGGCCCTGTGGTCCCTGTACGGCGGCGCGGCGCTCTTCCTGCTCGGCAACGTCGCCTTCCAGGTCCGGATCACCCGTCTCGTCCGGACCAACATCTGGCCCCGGCTGGTCACGGCGCTGCTGTTGCTGGCGCTCGTCCCGGTCGCCGGCTCGATGCCCGCGATGGACTCGCTGGTCCTACTCACCGTCCTCACCGTGACGTTGGCACTGGTGGAGGTCAGGGTGGCCGGCGAGCAGCGGCGTCGGTTGCGGGCGGCGGCGCTGGCCGAGGAGCCATCCGACGTCGTCGAGTACTGAGCAGACGAGGATCAGGCTCCGCGTTGCGCAGGCTCCGGGTGCCGAACCTCTGCCCGGATCTGTCGCTCCGACCGCCACCAGCGACTGACCAGCCAACTGGTGGTGACGAGTCCGATGATCGCCGGGGCCACCGCCAGCCAGTTGACCTCCGTGGGGGAGACGACCGCCGCCCCCACCGCGGCGTAGCCGAACGCGGACGGGGTCGAGGCCAGCAGGCTGCCGATCAGGTACGGCATCGGTCGGGCCGCGGTGGTCCCGTAGCCGTAGCTGATCAGGCCGAAGCCGCCGATCGGGATCAGCCGTACGCTGATCACTCCGAGGATGCTCTGCCGGGCGAACCAGCCATCGAGTCGGGCCAGTCGGCCGCGTACCCGTTCCGCCACGAAGTCCCGGCCGAGTAGCCGCCCGACCGCGAACCCCAGCGCGGCGGCCAGCATGGCGGCGGCCAACGCGTAACCGGCCCCGGTCAGCGACCCGAAGATCGCTCCCCAGGCCATCGAGATGAAAGTACGTGGGATCAGCACCACCAGCAGCAGCGCGCCGCCGAGCACGGCGGCCACCGGGGCGAAGGGGCCGAGTGGGTCCGCCAGTCCGGGCACCTCGTCCATGGACGGCAGCGGCACCAGGAGCAGGGCCAGACCGAACAGGGCGAGGATGACCAGCAGCAGGGTGAATCGCCGGCCCGACCGCTGGCGGACCAGCCGTCGGGCGGCGGCGATCATGGGCGCCCAGCGGCGACGGCAGTCTTGCGTTCGGAGCGCAGCCGCTCTGCCCAGGTGTCGTTCAAGGGCGGCAGGTTGTTGACCCCGAGCGCCCAGCGCAGCAGCAGGTCGGCCAGGGCCGGGTTGCGGGCCAGGGCCGGCCCGTGAGCGTAGGTGCCGAGTAGCTTGCCACGCCAGGCACCCTCGTAGGTGCCGTCATTGCCAACCCCGGCGGTGACCCGGGCCAGTGGGGACACCCCCGGGCCGAGGTGGGTCCGGCCGCCGTGGTTCTCGAAGCCGCTCAGCTGCGGCACCCCGAGCCGGGGGTCGATGTCGCCGGCCAGCTCGCCGACGGCCCGGCTCGGCCCTCGGTCGGATTGCAGATCGAGCAGCTCCAGGCCGGCGCACTTGGCGCCCTTGGCAAAGAACGAGGTGCCGAGCAGCTGGTAGCCGGCGCAGACCCCGAACACCACCGAGCCTCGCGCGACGGCCCGGTGTAGTCCGCCATCGGCGAGCAGGCGCTGCGCGCCGAGCGCCTGCGGACCGTCCTCGCCACCACCGATCAGGTAGATGTCGGCGCTGTGCGGCAGTGGATGGTCGGATCGGACCTCGGCGACCTCCACCGGCACGCCGCGCTGCATCGCCCGCCGGGCGAGGATCAGCAGGTTGCCCCGGTCGCCGTAGGTGGACAGCAGGTCGGGGTAGATCCAGACGATGCGCAGGCTCTCAGTTGACACGGTCCAACTCCGCTCGGATGTCCTGGAACGCGGTGTAGTTCGCGATCACTT is a window of Micromonospora polyrhachis DNA encoding:
- a CDS encoding glycoside hydrolase family 6 protein, which codes for MRTSLPQRLGHAVLALGVVAGFAVGHPPAAAAAVVATGELVTNGTFDSGTASWWNSAGTGATTENGQWKIDVTAGAANLWDAQVGQSGIALANGRSYTLSFDASASATVSVVVTVQLGSAPYTKALDQPLTLSPGRKHYLYPFTSPIDATTGQVTFQLGGSTTNYTAYLDNVSLTPSPLALTSGFYVDPNSNPKQWVADNGGDSRAALISSQLANKPGARWYGNWSGDISTAVSSYVGAADQADKLPMLVAYNIPGRDCGSHSGGGAGSPEAYRTWIRAFAQAIGARPAVVIIEPDALAQLDCLPAAEQTVRTSLLRYASEQFRSYAPNAWTYLDGGNATWIAADVTAQRLQAAGVREIRGFAVNVSNYHTTGDSITYANAVNAELTSQFGYRRTFVVDTSRNGNGSNGEWCNPAGRKLGVPTQAGGGAELLMWVKVPGDSDGNCGIAPNTPAGQFDPDLAIRLINGT
- a CDS encoding amphi-Trp domain-containing protein, which codes for MTGMEIYEDTREVSRADLAAWLRQLANQLEGGQLFYGAAGTVNVADQVECELEIEQEDDEISVEIEFTWSSPKAAEAPEASDADESDEEEGTEAEESEAEEPEAETTEVEAEEAVAEAAEAPAAKKGKSAKKA
- a CDS encoding low temperature requirement protein A, which produces MRGLGGLLGRRVDGLPPGVQSVTERTQVTTAELFFDLVFVFAFIQVTTLMAEDTTGLGMTRGLLVLAMLWWAWSLYTWLGNRVRANYGLSRLVLLGATPVMFVLAITIRESFNDLPGGLDGPIVFAIGYLLVRLLYLALRLYATPALTRADLVALTVPMVAGTGLLFVAAVVPQRLTDDPFQVELWQVGFWALAVAVEYGTGLGLPMPGRRIFAAGHWAERHRLIMIIALGESIIAVGLSGADLPVSWGLVWVSVCAVVTAGALEWTYFDVVTLAGEQSLIDATPEQRTNLARHAYTYLHLPMVAGIILFSLGLKHTPYFLKPDVQHSGAALTGLALWSLYGGAALFLLGNVAFQVRITRLVRTNIWPRLVTALLLLALVPVAGSMPAMDSLVLLTVLTVTLALVEVRVAGEQRRRLRAAALAEEPSDVVEY
- a CDS encoding TVP38/TMEM64 family protein encodes the protein MIAAARRLVRQRSGRRFTLLLVILALFGLALLLVPLPSMDEVPGLADPLGPFAPVAAVLGGALLLVVLIPRTFISMAWGAIFGSLTGAGYALAAAMLAAALGFAVGRLLGRDFVAERVRGRLARLDGWFARQSILGVISVRLIPIGGFGLISYGYGTTAARPMPYLIGSLLASTPSAFGYAAVGAAVVSPTEVNWLAVAPAIIGLVTTSWLVSRWWRSERQIRAEVRHPEPAQRGA
- a CDS encoding type 1 glutamine amidotransferase, which produces MSTESLRIVWIYPDLLSTYGDRGNLLILARRAMQRGVPVEVAEVRSDHPLPHSADIYLIGGGEDGPQALGAQRLLADGGLHRAVARGSVVFGVCAGYQLLGTSFFAKGAKCAGLELLDLQSDRGPSRAVGELAGDIDPRLGVPQLSGFENHGGRTHLGPGVSPLARVTAGVGNDGTYEGAWRGKLLGTYAHGPALARNPALADLLLRWALGVNNLPPLNDTWAERLRSERKTAVAAGRP